Part of the Periplaneta americana isolate PAMFEO1 chromosome 4, P.americana_PAMFEO1_priV1, whole genome shotgun sequence genome is shown below.
tactggcttttaaggaacccggaggttcattgccgtcctcacataagcctgctattggtccctatcctgagcaagattaatccagtctttaccatcatatcccacctccctcaaatccattttaatattatcctcccatctacgtctcggcctccacaaaggtctttttcccctccggcctcccaactaatataaCAAGCTTAATGAGGGAAACATCTACCTGAAAATTTTCATCACTTATTTCACCAGCATCATAGcgatcattatcaccatcattggCAACCAAGAACAGCATGAACATTATAGATAGGTCGGCCTGacaggctttgaggttaacaacttctGTCAGGTTtattacgctgccatctagttcttacataaggagtcacgtcataattcccatttgttttttttttttttattaacaggaACATGTATGGTACGTAAGTGTCAGCCTGaaaaggcttttactttaacagagatggttaacaagcaggaacatttatatttttaattgaggtgaccgatcttgacggtagttgttactttatactcttgttgccagggctcttatcagaggattggggtggtacagcaagtccttatgaaagttttctgtataatgtcgtagaatgattctatttcaagcatgtcttgtagTTGTTTATTGGTGGTTCTATAGTCTGCACCAGTGATAGTTAGGGATACTTTTCTCTATATAGCATGAAGACGTCTGATAATGTGCAATTTCGCATTGCTCCAGATTTCGCAGCCATAGGTCATTTGAGATCTGATAACAGAAGTGTAAAGGATTTTTTTCAAGGGCAGTCTGATGTAAGGTGACTTCAACAATgcatattgatattgatattgatattgatattgatatttatttgtcattcaactttacaattcacagttatggtggaccttcacatttctgtttttcgatccaccatccctttatacatataactcttttctattaaggtattctttgccgagaatttcttgattgctttctaatgttctgatatgactgaattgctatatgtccttccccctctatcctcttctattctctccctcctacctagactgtttcccttccattttctaaatttcctattttgttacccctatccatatatttatttcgataatactcccaatccaaaacactgaaaaacatcaaatatctaattcacttaaattacacttccaatttctctctcattcttcttcacatttgttcagatatatacagtacacacatatatatatatatatttcccccccccccactttaattctcattgtattcattgtttgatagtttatcttattacactcttaccctatcttcttacacttaacaccttcttctctgttccttttcttacacttttgccacccctaacttttctgcactcactttttagcactcttcttcttcgctataacctctccaacgccctatctattcagtcctcacaatcactaatatctggtagtcgcttcattcctacactcgttcttctcatgtcttctcttgcctttcctccattagtcttgtctatgctcctgacctcagacactaccAGTTGTTTCCCTAATCAACAATGCATATAGATGAATGAACCTGGCTAGTGCTTTGTTACGAGCTGCTTCAACATGGTGATGAAATCGAAGTTGTTTATCAAGTGTGACGCCGAGGtattttacagattgtttatagtaGATATCTTCGGAGAAGAGGTTGAGGTGATCTGGTATTTTTGCCTTTCCTCTGGTAAAAATGATGGCTTGAGTTTTACTTATATTGACTTTTATTCTCCAGTTTCTTAGCCACATTTCcaatattttgagttgtttttgcaTAGTACGTTGTGCGATGTTGATTGAAATGTCACTGGTGAAGTAGGTGGTGTCATCTGCGTATAATCCCATATTGCATTCAGCAATCAATGGAATATCGTGTAcataaactgaatataaatgcGGTGCTAAGACGGAACCCTGTGGAACTCCGGCTTTGATATTCTTGATTATTGATAATGTGCCATCCATTTTGACTTGAAAAGTTCTATCAGTTAAGAAACTATGTATTAGTTTGAATTGCTTTAGCCACTGTagtgccatctcgtgttcgtttacggcagacgggtggcgatcctggcggttgttctcttcaaagtgctgccgattttaacatagtgatgagttatctgttacatatatggcATTATCAACAGTTTATCAACATAGCAGGATTATAACTTATGAGTCAGTGGCAGGCGGAATAAATAGCAAACAGTATAGCCATTCATAGTCACATGGGCAGGTTCAAGAAGTGGCTGGCCTTGGACATCACCAGCGAGAACGGTGATAAAGGCTTCTGAATGGACACTGTGTGGGTTATCTTGAGCAGCGATAACATGATCAAGATAGACAACAATGCAGGGCGGGCCACTTGGTGCAGTATGGCCAGGATTGCCAGATTGATTTTACCTAAAGTCGCCAAATCTTGGTACTATTGTAGTCCAATGTCGtcaattttcttctttaaaaataaccTATGGTACAAGAAATGCTCTGAAATGGGTATTCCTATAGCAGATAAAACActacattcattattatttgcCGATGACCAGGTGATATTTGCGGGGgatgaatatgatatgatatatggtaaataaactaatggaagaatatagaaaatggGGACTAAACATAAATCTACAGAAAACAGAATATATGTGTTTAGGAAAAGATGTGGGTGACCTCATACTTGaaacaggaaaaattaaaaaatgtgaatcctttaaatatcttggatcaataaTCACAAATATAGGTACATGTGAGAGAgacattcaaaatgaaattgCTTTGGCAAAAAATGCTACCAAGACTTTGCATGGAATAatctggaataaaaatataacaaaagaaactaaaattaaaatctacaagagtataatacagaatattttatcatatggaagtgaaacttggTCCATGACAGAACTAAAAAAATTAGAACAGTTGAATTGGACTATCTTAGGAGAAGTCTTCAAAAAACAAGAgaggataaaattagaaatgaacgtCACCACATCTGTTGTTAAGAGAATAGAAAATCAAACTCtgaaatggtatggacatgtacaaagaatgggcaACGAAAGAtggccaaaaaatatatatcaatggtcacccccaggaaaaaataaacgtggtagaccaaaattgaaatggaaaaccCATGTCAGAGCAATAATGGACGACAGGAATTTGGAAGAAGGAGATTGGAACGATAGATATATGAAAACTGAAGACGGCGAACCAATAAGTGGGAAaaagccgaagaagaagaagaagaaaaataagtaatCTCAATGTACGcgtttttatgataatataagtaattgattaactagcggacttactcgtgttaattatgtaacatttgtgcggcttacagctgtttcggtgcttcatcacaccatcctcagagcctactagatctcggcgtcatctcgaacttctcggcctgttgtgtgggtacgttcgattgttgaaaagtgttgaaatgtggtgtcaaatagtgtgtgtgttctgaaattgatctgtgtgttgagaatttgattggggtgtgttttagtgtgtctgtatatttcgtattgttctagtgtgttgaggttttggtttttgggttgtatgtgtaggatttccatgtccacaatgctaaccatacatacaataacataaattcggAAGGGTAGCTGTGGAAAAACCAGGACAACTACTTCCTGAACTACTGCAAAACGAGAAGCAATCCCAAATATCCATACCTACCTGACTGAAACACCACTTACACACCTTTTATCTTTTTCACTTTTTGTCACTTGGAGCGGTAGCAGTGAAAGTGTCAAGTGtgtaattttgttgtattttgtgtgCAGGTTTTGTGAGTGCGTTAGTTCATTttactcctgaaaaattattgaaagtaatacagtcataatttatatactacaattttgttataaaaatttatttacacGATTCTTTACTTTACCCaaacataaaacaataaataaaagaaaaaactttAGAGAGTAAAGTGAAATGGTTCCATTGTTATAAATTAATTGAACTGGTAGGCAATGTTGTGTTTATATTAAAATAGAACTTGGCTTGGACATAATCgatttattatgaataataaattataataattaacaagAGAGTTCCATAAAATCACCAATAACGATATCACTTGGTTTTACTAAACAtctgaaagaaatagaaaagctgtctgtgagcgtattccgaatctcagagctgagcaatctgatggcatcaaggtgttccgaatttcaccgatggagtcactgatgctccaccggtgtcgcaccggtgccatcaccTTGCAGAGGTGATGGAAGTCTCCATcaaccgccatcagtgaatctgattggttcttgtatagggcgggaattagcagacgaatgacatcgtgcactgttgtatcatggcggtgtgttctgctgtattgtttgtaatgagcacaacgtaaaaacaatatgttaatggcttatgagcgaacatgtcaacggaccagttattactaccggttcaagaaataaattgtttatgctctcttttctttgaacgagatggcagtacgaaaatttcacaaaattttgctagcgtagcacagacaacaacttatacagtcgccatgacagccatagatccttccagcagttttgttcctatttcgctgcagcgtgacgtcattgttgtccaccggtccggtgagattcggaatacgctgtgtaatggaaagaaaatttatttccttgggATTCTATTACAGACGGCCTTCACAATAACGATCTGAGATGCAGTTTCCCACGTTATCTGGGAGCTGCATCCTCCACGCAGGAGCTGCTCCTCACAAGTTGCTGGATCATGTCCTCCATGGTTCTGATCGCATCCTCTATGGCTTTCAGTCTCTTTTCGTAGGAATCCAGCATCTTGGCTACATCGTCTTCGGACTTCATCTTTGAGCTCTTGGTCGCACGGTTCCACTTTTTAATGTTGATCTTCTTTTTCCTTGACACTATACCGAGTGTATCGCGAAGCACCGCTTTATCCACGCTGAAGCTCGTCTTCAAGTCTGTGTATGCCATCCTGTGTCTGTTGGGGTACACCCAGATCTGTTCTGGGAACTTGGGCTTGCTGCCAAAGCAGCTGGTGAAGACGTGGAGGGACTGCTCCATGAAGACCACCAGCTTCACGCGGTACACCAGGCTTAGCACGTCGGCCTTGTCACGGATCAGACTCGTATCTCCCACGGCCAGACCGCTGAGGAGATTCAGCATCACTATGGCAACCAGGAACACGAACAGCATGAAGATCAGGTGGCTGGTGACAGGAACTACGTCAAAGATGGTGGGGGCCAGGTTGTACTCGCCCGTCATCATGAGTACCGTCTTGAAGATCCCGGCAAATGGGTAGAGGAAGAGGTTCTCCTCTCCCGTGCCCTCCACGTCCCGGAATAGACAGTAGAAACTGAGGGCGAAGGCACCGATGACGATAGCATACCAGGGCATGTACTGCGCGAAAGTCAGCGCCACCTTCTTGGACATCTCGAGCTGCACAGACAGGATGGGAAGGCGCCCCGTAAGGAGGACGAGCTCTGCCCAGGCCGCCAGGATGAGGATGGGGGCCACGTGTCTGCGAACGGCGGGAGTGATAGCGTCCGAACACACGAGCACCACCGCGCCCGCGAAGACGGCGAGCTCCAAGTAGTTCTCGGCGCTCTTCAAATACGTGAAGGGGTGCAGCACGAACTGCAGGAACTCGCGCAAGCTCAGCAGCACGACGAGGCAGATCAGGGGCACGCGCAGCGCGCCGTAGTCGGTGACGAGGACTTGGGTCGTGAGCAGGACGACGAAGAGCGTGTAGAGCAGCACGTTGAGCGAGAAGTAGGTTCGCACGCGCTTCCATCGGAGGCTCAAGAAGCTGGTGAGTACCGGATGCTTGAGCAGCTCCCAGAGATGCGGCCGCTGCGCCATCAGCAGCAGTGCCGTCATGCCGGCGCCTCCCAGGAAGGCGTAGTGCAGCTCTATGTAGAAGCCCTTGTCCTCGAATGCCGTGTTCGCGCAGTCCACTTGCTCGTCCAGGAATGCCCTGAGGGTGTCGGCGTCCACGGACGTGAGCGCGTACTCGCCACGGCCGTTGCGGACCAGCAGGCTGGCGTCGTTGCGCAGCAGCGTGAGCACGGTCTGCTCGTGGCCGTAGCGGCCCGCCAGGTGCAGCGCCGTGTTGCCGTCGTAGTCCTGCGCGTCGACGTCGAAGCGCGGCTTGTCGGGGAAGCGCAGGTGGTGTCCGAGGAGGCGCACCACGCAGCTGGTGATGACGGAGGGCTCCCCCCGCTGGCGCGCCACGTAGTGCAGCGCGTTGCGCCCGTGGCTGTCCGTGACGAGCACGCGTGTGTTGGGGTGGTCCAGCAGCAGCTCCAGCACGTCGGCGCGGCCCTCCTGCACGGCCAGGTGCAGCAGCGGCTTGCGATGGATGCTGTTGCGCGTGTTGGGGCTCACGCCGGCCCCCAGCAGCGCCCTCACGAAGTCCAGCCGCCCCCGCATGGCGCACGCCAGCTCCACCAGCGACGCGTGGTACGGGTCGCCGTAGTCCGGGTTCTGCGGCTCGTCCTCCAGCAGGCTGCGGAACTCGGCGAGCCGGTCGCCGCGCAGGGCGTCCAGGAGGCGCGCCTCGGTGTCGCCGCCGCCGCCGTCGACGTGGTCGGGCGCGGGCGGCAGGCTGTGGCTCAGCTCGGGGTAGAAGGTGCGGATGGCGGCTCGCGCAGTGACCTCGCCGTCCGCGGGCGAGATGTCCAGGTTGAGCGCCCCGCCGCGCGCGTGGTTGAGCATGGCCAGCAGGCGGTCCTTGTGGCGGCGCAGCACGGCGTACGTGACGGGCGTGTAGCCGGCGCGGTCCGGCACGTTCAGCGCCGCCGAGCTGTTCAGCAGCAGGCTCAGGCACCTGCGCAGTGGCAGTTTTAATATCTATCACGTACAGAGAGATCTTTTTTGTGTGCTCAATATACAAAGAAACAAGGAGTTCCTTAAGCGTTCGAGCTAGATCTTTGAAAATGTGAACacacgagctattccatctcaaatcgaccgaaatatagagtaaatagaccttacaatttctaaatacaatgaaactttttttgtacatagagaactgtgatacaatgctttgtgcaaagtttcaggcgtcagaacttcatagtgtttaaattaataatattttaatgtatcgtattttcataaaattaccaactttaaactgttgtggctccgaaaccctttcacccaatgatcaaaatcatggtttattttgatgctgagaaattaaagtttatattgacatataaacagattttcttactttttatggaaatggagaaatttagatttttcctcattaagacgcctttggctaggaaaaaatattaaaaaaaatatatagttaggttccgcattgaaagtacaaatatattgataagaaagtattgaaaatatcaaataaagaaaataaatagtacgcacgtgaactaaccagctgactgtgaggcgggagctagccgagtcaagcaaggccaggagacaaacacgtgatgtgtcgtctagcagtcatagctgtgctagctttatcacagggtttcataaacacaggagtaaaatgacgcccaacgctcgcttatcttcaggtCTCGGACAGTGCGTGCAGTACTGCGCCATTTAAGTCTAGGCGTGCAAAAATAacctatttaataccctcgaaacttattgccgtacaatgccgaatccctcttaattatgcaaggttttttctcaatattttttacatttttacaaatggccaaaaagcctaaaagcaagtaaaatcagttTATCTgtgtctctgta
Proteins encoded:
- the LOC138698744 gene encoding transient receptor potential cation channel protein painless-like, translated to MNRLKTFQSVFYKVTEDEPSKQLLDLCKDRQDEDTVFRLRELRRRGADPNVQDGGSGKARAPIHYAAKRGSVEVLSFLLLWDETDKRDHARHEVALGLEATPRRLDVNLVDAKGRTALHYAAKTICPRADSARFLRCLSLLLNSSAALNVPDRAGYTPVTYAVLRRHKDRLLAMLNHARGGALNLDISPADGEVTARAAIRTFYPELSHSLPPAPDHVDGGGGDTEARLLDALRGDRLAEFRSLLEDEPQNPDYGDPYHASLVELACAMRGRLDFVRALLGAGVSPNTRNSIHRKPLLHLAVQEGRADVLELLLDHPNTRVLVTDSHGRNALHYVARQRGEPSVITSCVVRLLGHHLRFPDKPRFDVDAQDYDGNTALHLAGRYGHEQTVLTLLRNDASLLVRNGRGEYALTSVDADTLRAFLDEQVDCANTAFEDKGFYIELHYAFLGGAGMTALLLMAQRPHLWELLKHPVLTSFLSLRWKRVRTYFSLNVLLYTLFVVLLTTQVLVTDYGALRVPLICLVVLLSLREFLQFVLHPFTYLKSAENYLELAVFAGAVVLVCSDAITPAVRRHVAPILILAAWAELVLLTGRLPILSVQLEMSKKVALTFAQYMPWYAIVIGAFALSFYCLFRDVEGTGEENLFLYPFAGIFKTVLMMTGEYNLAPTIFDVVPVTSHLIFMLFVFLVAIVMLNLLSGLAVGDTSLIRDKADVLSLVYRVKLVVFMEQSLHVFTSCFGSKPKFPEQIWVYPNRHRMAYTDLKTSFSVDKAVLRDTLGIVSRKKKINIKKWNRATKSSKMKSEDDVAKMLDSYEKRLKAIEDAIRTMEDMIQQLVRSSSCVEDAAPR